A genomic segment from Clostridium pasteurianum BC1 encodes:
- the nifS gene encoding cysteine desulfurase NifS — protein MSKKRVYMDYAATTYTKPEVLEEMLPYFTEEFGNPSSLYSFSDDTKKAINISRERVAKAINAEKDEIYFTGGGSEADNWALKGIALAHKNKGNHIITTAIEHHAIIHTGKFLEKNGFEVTYLPVDEEGFVKVEDVKNAITEKTILVSIMFANNEIGTIEPIKEIGKVCREKKVLFHTDAVQAIGHVKIDVKDMNIDLLSLAGHKFYGPKGIGALYIRRGVKIENLIHGGGQERGKRASTENIASIVGIGKAIELATSELEEESQRLNNLRNKLVKGIMEKIPYTKLNGPSDDRRLPGNSDFSFIGIEGETLLLDLDYAGIYASTGSACASASLDPSHVLLSIGLPHETAHGSLRLTLGAKSTEEDVDYVLETLPEIVRKRREMSPLWEDFLKEKGER, from the coding sequence ATGAGTAAAAAGAGAGTTTATATGGATTATGCAGCTACTACCTATACAAAGCCAGAAGTTTTAGAAGAAATGTTGCCATACTTTACAGAGGAATTTGGTAATCCATCTTCATTATATTCTTTTTCAGACGATACAAAAAAAGCTATAAATATTTCTAGGGAAAGAGTTGCTAAAGCTATCAATGCTGAAAAAGATGAAATATATTTTACTGGCGGCGGTTCTGAAGCAGATAACTGGGCATTAAAGGGTATAGCTCTTGCACATAAAAATAAGGGAAATCACATAATTACTACTGCAATTGAACACCATGCTATTATACATACAGGTAAATTTTTAGAAAAAAATGGATTTGAGGTTACTTACCTTCCTGTAGATGAAGAGGGATTTGTTAAAGTAGAGGATGTAAAAAATGCTATAACAGAAAAGACTATTTTAGTTTCTATTATGTTTGCAAACAATGAAATTGGAACTATTGAACCAATAAAGGAAATTGGCAAGGTCTGTAGAGAAAAGAAAGTATTGTTTCACACAGATGCAGTGCAAGCAATTGGTCATGTGAAAATTGATGTTAAGGACATGAATATTGATTTATTATCCCTGGCAGGTCACAAATTTTATGGGCCCAAAGGTATAGGCGCCTTGTATATAAGACGCGGTGTTAAAATAGAAAATTTAATACATGGCGGTGGTCAGGAAAGAGGAAAAAGAGCAAGTACAGAGAATATTGCCAGTATTGTAGGTATAGGGAAGGCTATAGAGCTTGCTACATCAGAACTTGAAGAAGAATCACAAAGACTTAATAATTTGAGAAATAAATTAGTTAAGGGAATAATGGAAAAAATACCTTATACAAAATTAAATGGTCCCAGTGATGATAGAAGACTACCGGGAAATTCAGATTTTAGTTTTATTGGCATAGAGGGAGAAACATTACTGTTAGATTTAGACTATGCAGGCATATATGCTTCCACAGGTAGTGCATGTGCATCTGCTTCACTGGATCCTTCGCATGTGCTTTTATCCATAGGATTACCTCATGAAACAGCTCATGGTTCCCTTAGATTGACTCTAGGAGCAAAGAGCACAGAAGAGGATGTAGATTATGTTTTAGAGACTTTACCAGAAATAGTTAGAAAAAGAAGAGAAATGTCACCACTTTGGGAAGATTTTTTAAAAGAGAAAGGGGAAAGATAA